From Thermoleophilum album:
CGCAGACGGCGAGCTGGAAAGCCTCGAACGGTCGCGCCGTACGCCGCGGCACTGCGAGCCACGGCGCCCGGCGCACCAGCGGCCGCAACAGCGAGTGCTGGGCGAGCTCGCGTGCCACAGCAGCAAGGTCGATATCAAGTCCCAGCGCGAAGCTCGCGTCCTCGAGCGCCCGCGCCCGCTCGTCGCCGCTGCCACCGACGGCTCGCAAACGCACGCCGCTGCGGCCAGGCCGCGCCTCGACCACAACGGTGCCGCACCCCACTGCCACTGCGCGCACGGCTCCGCTTCCCCTTCGCCGCCATGTACCGACGCCGAAGATCGGCGGCATCCGCCAGCCGTCGGGTACCGCGACGAGAACATCGCCCGACCCGACGGCCGTGACGCGCCTCCGGCGCGGGCGCAGGGCGAAGACCGAGCGGTCGCCGTCAGCGCTCACGCAGAAAGTGGATGTCGACGAGCACAGAGCGGCTCGCCGCGATCTCGACCTTGCGCCGCCGCCGACGACCGCGCCGCAACGACCGCAGCAGCCGCAGCGGGAGCCGCAGCGAGCGCACAAGCAGAAAAGCGCCGACGCCGAGCGCGAAACCGCCGGCAGCAGCTGCCGCCGCGACCGGCAGCGGCAGACGCTCGCGAACCGGTTCGATCGGCCGTGCCACGGCGAGCACGGGGAGCTCCCGCCCTTCGTCACGCGCGGATACGGCGCGCGACACCTGGCCGTCGACCGGGGTTGCCTGCGGCGCGCCGTCGCCTAGTTCGGGCACGCGGCCAGTCTAGTAACGGGGGCTGACGCGCGCGCCCACCCCCGAACACGCAGGCGGCCACCGATCGCGCCCGCGCAGCGCTACCCGTTGCGGCGCTCGCGCGCGGCGGGTGCCTGCCTACGCTAGGCACCGGCGCGCGGTCGGCGCCCCGGCTGCGGAGACCCCCGCGCTCAGCCACCCACCCCCTCGCCGCGTGGCTTGAGGCACAGTCAGCCGAGCGGACGCTCGTAGACGCGCCAGCGTTTAACGACCCGCGCGCCGAGGGCCTCTAAGGCCCGGTTCATCGAGCTGTTGGTCTCGAGGATCCAGCTCGCCTCGCCGCGGCCGATCCCGGTGCGCTCCGAAGCACGGTAGTGAGCCGCATACAGCCCGGCGGCGACACCGGTGTGCTGCCACGCTGGCTTAACGCCAAGAAAGCCGATTCGCACCTGATCGCACAAGCTGCGCCGACGGAGGTAGTGGACGAACCCGAACGGCAAGAGCCGCCCGCGCATGCGTGCCAACACGCGGTTGATGTCGGGGATAGTGATCGCCACCCCGACGGGCTCGCCGTCACGGCTTTCGGCGAGCATGAACCACTCGCGGTCGAACGTCAGCTGGAGGTCGAACCAGAGCTGGCGCAGGTCGTGCTCGTCGTAGGGCACGAACCCCCAGTTGCGCCGCCACGCCTCGTTGTAGATCTCGCCGAACGCCTGCAGGTCGCGCCACAACGAGCGTCGCGACATCGGACGGATGCGCACCCCGTGGCGCTCTTCGAGCCGGTCGGCGAGCCGCCAGATCAGCGGGCGCACCTTGTCGCGCTCCTCGATCCGCAACTCCCAGCTGAGCAGGTCCATCGCCTTCTCGAAACCGAGCTCTTCGAAAAGCCGCCGGTAGAAGGGCGGGTGCCAGGGCTGGCGGACGAGCGGATCGAGGTCGAAACCCTCGACCAGGATGCCGCCCTCGTCGTTGAGGGTGAAATCCATCGGCCCGACGATGCGGTCGCGACCGCGGGCGCGCAGCCACCCTTCGGCGGCGTCGACGAGGGCGCTCGCCACGCTCTTGTCGTCGACGCACTCGAAAAAGCCGAAGAGTCCCCAACGGTTGCCGTGAAACTCCGAGAAGCGGTGATCGATGTGGGCGCTGATGCGCCCCACCACGCGACCGCCGCGCCGCGCCAGGAAGTACTCAGCCTCGCCGTGGCGGAAGAAGGGGTTGGTGCGCCGACCAAGGTGCAGGTAGCGCTCGAGCCGCAGCGGGGGAACCCAGCGCGCCTCGTTAGCATGCAGCCGATACGGCAACGCGACGAACTCGCGTAGCTCGCGAACGCCTCGAACGGGGCGGACTTCGACGGACACGGCGCCGCACTCTATGCCAGCCGCGATCGATCTTTTCGACAAAGCCCGCCGGCATGAGCGGCTCGCGCAGCTGCGAGCGGCGCGCGAACACGATCTCGTGCCCTTTTTCCGCCGCCTCGAGGGCGAAGCCGGCCCGGTCGTGGCGATGGAGGGGCGCGAGCGGATCATGCTCGGCTCCAACAACTATCTGGGCCTCACGGGCGACGAGCGCGTCAAGCGCGCTGCGCGCGAGGCGCTCGACCGCTATGGCACCGGTTTGACGGGCTCGCGCTTTTTGAACGGCACGCTTCCCCTCCACCTCGAGCTCGAGCGGGAGCTCGCCGAGTGGATGGGGTGCGACGACGCGCTGGTGTTCACCGCCGGCTACCTCGCCAACGTCGGGACGATCGCCACGCTTTGCCAGCCCGGCGACACGATCGTCTGCGACTCGGGCGACCACGCGTCGATCCTCGACGCCTGCGCGATGTCTCGCGCCAAGCTGCGGCCCTTCCGCCACAACCGCGTCGACAAGCTCGAACAGGCACTGGAACGCGCCGCCGACGACGGTGGCGGCGTGCTGGTCGTCGTCGACGGCGTCTTCTCGATGGAGGGCGACCTCGCCCCCCTCGATCGCATCGCCGCTGCCGCGCGCCGTCACGGGGCGCGGCTGATGGTCGACGAGGCGCACGGCGTCGGCGTTCTTGGTGAGCGTGGCGCCGGCGCCTGCGAGGCGTACGGCGTCGAAGACAAGGTCGACCTGCGGATGGGAACGTTCTCGAAGTCGCTCGCTTCCTGCGGCGGGTTCGTTGCCGGCCCGGCCGACGTGATTGAGTTCTTGCGCATCCAGTCGCGCGCCTTCATGTTCACCGCTGCCGCGGTGCCGGCAGCGATCGGTGCCGCCCTCGGTGCGCTGCGCATCATCCGCTCGGCCGAGGGACGCGAGCTCATGGAGCGGGTGCTCGACAACGCCCGCTACCTGCACCGCGGCCTCGCCGAGCTCGGTTACCGCGTCAACGAGCCGACCGTGCTCCCCGACGGCAGCACCCTCGTAACGCCGATCGTGCCGGTGATCGTCGGCGACGACTGGCGGGCAGCGCTGCTTTGGAAGGCGCTCTACGACGCGGGCGTGTATGTCAACGTAGCCCTGTTTCCGGCGGTGCCGCGCGGACATGCGCTGTTGCGCACGAGCGTGATGGCGACGCACACCCGCGAACACCTCGATCGTGCTCTCGAGGCGTTCGAACGGGTCCGGGACCGCACCGAGGACGACCCGGCCCCGAGCGCTCTCACAGCCGGTGGATCTTGAAGAGGTTCGTACCGCCGGCGGTCCCAGGCGGTAGGCCGGCCGTGATGCCGACGAGCTCGCCGGCACGGGCGAAACCTGCCTCGAGCGCCGCGCGCGCCGAAGACTCGATGAGGTCGATCGTCTCGCGCGGCTCGTCGTGCAGGCGGGGGTGCACGCCCCAAAGGAAGTTGCAGCGCCGCACCACCTCGATCCGCGGCGCCAGCGCCAGCACCGGCACCTGCGGCCGGTAGGCGGAGATCAGGCGTGCCGTCGCGCCCGTCTGGGTGGGGGTGACGATGGCGCGCAAGCCGAGCTGGTAGGCGGCGCCGACAGCGCCGAACGCGATCGCGTGGTACTGGTCGGCCGCGCGCGGCCCGCGCTCGGTGAGCCAGCGCCCGTAGGGAAGCTCGGGCTCGGTCGCCTCGGCGATCGCGGCCATCATCGCGACCGCCTCCACAGGGTGCATGCCGACCGCGGTCTCCTCCGACAGCATCACGGCGTCGGTGCCGTCGAAGATCGCGTTGGCGACGTCGGCGACCTCGGCACGGGTCGGGCGCGTCGAGTGCACCATCGACTCCAGCATCTGCGTTGCGGTGATCGACGGCTTAGCCTTCTTGCCGGCGAGCGCGAGCAGGCGCTTCTGCACCAACGGCACCTCTTCGATCGGAAGCTCGATGCCGAGGTCGCCGCGGGCGATCATGATCGCGTCGGCGGCCTCGATGATCTCTTCGGCGTTGCGAGCCGCCTGCGGTTTCTCGATCTTGGCGATCAGCGGGATGTCCGAGCCGCGTTCGCCGAGCTCGCGCCGCACCTGTTCTACGTCTTCGCGGCGGCGGACGAACGACACAGCGAGCGCGTCGAAACCGAGCTCGACGGCGTGGGCGAGCAGGCGCAGATCGTCGTCGGACAGCGCCGGCAGCGCGGTCGTCACGTTCGGCAGGTTGAGCCCCTGGCGCGACGCCACCGGTCCCCCCACCTCGACGTGCGCAACGACGTCGCCGTCGCGCACGTCGCGGACGCGCAAACGCACCGTGCCGTCGGCCAGGTAGCAGACATCACCCGGCTCGAGCACCTCGGCGAGACCCGGCCAGTCGACCGACAGGCGCTCGCTCGTTCCGAGCACCTGGTGCGGCGTGAGCACAACGGTCCCGCCGCGCGGCAGCTCGGCGACGCCGCCCGCGACCGGCCCGACGCGCAGCTTGGGCCCAGGTAGATCACCGAGCAGAGCGACCTCGCGGCCGACGCGCGCTGCTGCAGCGCGAACCGCCCGCGCCATCCGCTCGTGGTCTTCCGGTTCGCCGTGAGCGAAGTTGATCCGCGCGATGTCCATGCCCGCGCGGATCATCCGTTCGAGCACGCGCTCGTCGCTGCTCGCCGGACCGATCGTTGCGACGATCTTGGTTGCTCGCACGGCGAAGCCGAGCCTACCGCCACCGCCCCCTGGCCGACCGCTCGCGAGCGCGGGGCGCCGTCGACAGAAAAGCCCGCTGTTTGCGGGCGAGCCGTGCACCTACCCGTTGACGTCGGCGGTGCCAGTCGGTTTATTTGGCTTCGGCCGCGAGGGACCGGCCGGGCAGAACCTCTCGCCCGGCTGGGGCACACGCTAAGCGCACTTTCGCTCCTCGGGAAGAGCAGCGTGCACACACGCGTTCGGCGCGTGCCCCCTTTCGTGTGCCGAAAAACGGCGGGTCGAAAAAGTCAAGACAACGAAGGGAAACGCGGGGAGGGCGCATGGACAGAGGTTCCGCGAGCGTCGCGGATCGCGATCAGCCACTACGAGCGCTCCAGCACGCGAACAGGGTGCGGAGCGCGCGGGCAAGGATGAAGCGCGCCATCGCGGCCGGCGAGCTGTCGGTCGCCGAGGTGATCGTGGAGTGCCCGCCCTACGTAGAGACGATGGCGATCGCGGACCTCTTGATGTGCCAGCGGCACTGGGGCGAGACGCGCTGCCGCCGGCTGCTCGCCGAGGTCGGTGTGTCGGAGCGCCGTCCGGTCGGCAGCCTCACGCAGCGGCAGCGCCTGGTGCTCGCGGCGATGCTGGGGCTGCAAGGCACAGCGGGCAGAGGGCGCCAGCTGCGCTCGCGAGCAGCCGGGGCGCAGGTCGGCCCGTTCTCGGCAGCTGGCCGGCCAGCGGCGAGCCGCGGCGTCTGCAGCTGAGCGGAGCGAACGTCGCCCGCAGGCGGCGCTGCTCGAGCCACAGCGACGAGTGTGCGGGCCCGACAGCACGCTGTCGGGCCCGTTCTCGTTATCGAAACCACAGCCCACCCGAGCGCCGTACGAACAGGCGCTGCAGCGGGACGAACGAACCTGCCATCGCCAGCGCGAACACCAGGGCGAGCTGCCACAAGCGGGTGGCGATACCGGTAGCGGCGACGACGCTGGAACAGAGCAGCCCGCTGATCGCGGCGAGCAGCGTGGTATGCGAGCGGTAACCAGCAACATGCTCGCGCACCGCTACTTCGAGACCACCGAGAGCGGCCACGGCGAGCCCGACACCAACGCGGGTCTGTCCGCCCCCCTCCCAATCGAAGAGACCCCACACGATCATCACCGTGCCGCCGAGCACGAGCAGCTCCGACAGCGGGAACGGCGCCCACGGTGGCGCCGGGCGCTCGGCCGGCGGCGTCGGCGCCGACCGCTCGCCACCTCGGGCGGGGACGGACGACCGTGCGCTACGCGCACCGCCGGTCGCTCCACCGCTCGCGACCTCCGCGCGACGTCGTCGCGACCGTCTACCCACCGCCGCCGACTCGCACCGCTAGTGCGCCCGACCGGATAACGGGCACCCCGAAGAAACCTTGACGCGCCACCAGCCGAAAACGAGACCGAGCAGCCCGAGCCGCGGCTCGGAGCGGTACGTGGTGCAGCCGCGCTCGCCGCAGTCGCGGTTCGTAACTACCGCGCCAGCGTGGGCACGCGGGTCGCGCAACATCTCGTCGCGCAGTTTCCGCATCTCTCGTTCGCGGCGGTGTGCGCAAGCGAGCGCGCGCTCGAGCCGCTCTACGCGCGCGACCAGTTCGTCGCGACAGCGCTCGAGCGTCGCGAGATCGGGAAGCCGCGGCATCGGCGCCGACGGCGAAGACTCGGGCGAGCCCGCAGCGACCACATCGAAGCGGGGGAAGGCGGTCGCGACGAGCGACTGGTAGCGCGCCTCGAGCCGCGCGATCTGGCGTTCGAGATCGCGGCGCGCAGCTTTTTCCGCCCGCCCGGTGCGCGAGCCAACGCATCCAGCTGCGGTTGCCGGCGTGCCCGCGAACATCGCCCTCGGGACGAATCTACCAGCCGCCGCGGTGCAGGCACACCGGTTAAACCTGCCCCGGTCCCGTGATCGTTTCCGCGGCGATCCAAAGCGCCTCGTCGACGGCGAGCAGCGGTACCCCGGGAACCCGGATCGCGGCAAGCTCGACGGTAGTGCTGCGCTCGGACACCTCAACGCGCTCGTCGACCGCCCCGAAAAGAACCGCGAGCAGCCTCTCGCCGCTCGCGATCAACGGCGTTCCGGCGGCAAGCTTGAGCGACGCGTCCGCAGTCATGAGCCGCTCGCCGCCGCGCGCGCTGCGCACGAACAGCTCGTCGTCGACCGCGGCGCCGTCGAACGCAACGACCGCGACGCCGGTTTCGGCGGTGGCGATCGTGACCGCGTCGGCCACGAGGCCGCGCGGCGCGAAGCCCCCGGCGACGAGCCGGTCGAGCACGAGCCGCTCGATCGGCGTGCTGTGGACGTCGGGGTCGAGCCCGATCTTGCGGAAAAACACTCGGTACGCGAACGGGATCTCTTGCCGTCGCAGCTCGATTGCGCGCGCCCCGTCGATGCGCTCGGCGAGGTAGTCGAGACGCGCGCGCACGTCAGCCGGCGTGCGATGGTCGGCTACCGGCACCGTTACGTGGCGGACTTGCAGACCGGGGAGCGCCTCGGCCACGTCGTCGGCGACGACCGCCCAGCGCGCCCTACCGATCATCGCCGTCCGACTAGAGACTCTGCCGCACGGACGAGCGTGTCCTCGGAGGCCGCACCGAAAAGCGACCGCCGCACCCGCCCGCCGCGCTCGATCAGCACTGTCGTCGGACACACGCCGACGCGGTAGGCGTTGGTGACCGCACCGTCGCTGTCGAGCGCGACGGGAAGCCGCCACCTACGTGCGGCAGCGACGGCGCGCGCCTCGGCACGGCGTTTGCGCGTGAAATAGACCGCTGCGAAGCGCACCCCGCGCACGTGCGCCGCAGCTCGCTGGACGCGGTCGACGAACGACAGACAGTCGGCGCCGCGGTCGAACACGAACGCCAGCACAACGGCGCGATCCCGCCACAGCTCGCAGGAGTTGACGATCCCCCTCCCCCTCACCGCACACGCCGGCACGCGCCCGGCGCCTGTGGCGCAAGGCCGGCGTGCACAGATGTTGGCATCGCCGCTCAGCGGCCCCCGCACCTCGGGGGCGGCGAACGGGGGCGCCGGCCCCGCCGGCTCGGGACCCAGCACGCCGCGACCACGATTCGGCAGCGTCGCCGTGAAGAAGATCACGCCGAGGGCGACCAAAAAAAGGATCGCGACGAGCCACGACCAGCGCGAGCGCGGGTACTCGAACTGCGGGCGCCGCGGGGCGTCGCTCTCGGGATGGGTGCGGTCGCGTTCGGCGAGCAGCTCGCCGGCACGCCGGCGCCGCCTGTCGCGATCATCTGCGTTGACTGCTTGCGTCGCGATCACGCAGATCCTCGTACCTGACCGGCAGGTTGCGCGGCAGGGGCACCTGCAGTGACCGTGCGCTGCCGCTCCGCGCGCGCCTCGGCCGCCACGATCGCGGCAGGCAACACCAGCACCACGCCGACGAAAGCGAGCGCGAGGTCGAGCGCGGTGAGAATCCCGAACGAGCGCAGCATCGCGATGTCCGAGGTAGCGAGCACAAGAAAGCCGGCGAGCGTCGTCGCCGCCGACACCCATACGGCGCGCCCGGTCGATGCGTAGGCGACGGTGAGCGCTCGCTCGACGGTCGAGCCACCGGCGCGCTCCTCGCGGTAGCGCCGCCAGAGGAGCACTGCGAACTCCGTCGTTATCGCGACGGTCAGAACGGCGAGCATCGCCGACAGGGGGTTGAGCTCAACGCCGAGCGGAGCCGGCAGTACGTGGAACACAAACGCGACAGCGCCCGACCATCCCGCAGCGAGCGCGACGGGCAAGAGCGGCAAAAGGTGATCGAAGCGCGTGCCCACGCTTCTCCGCGTGGTGACAGCAAGTACGAGCGCTGCTGCTGCGAGCGCCGCGAGCAGCGACCAGAGCCGGCCCACCGGCGATGCGAGACGCCCGGCGGCGTCGGCCGACAGAGCGAGCGTGCCGGTCACCTCCGCACGGATCCCGGCGGGCGGATCGAGCTTGCTTCGCACCATCTCGACGAGGTCGTGCTGTTCGGCTAGAGGTACGGCGGCGACGCCGAACGACATCACCGCGAGACCGCGCCTGCGGTCGACCACGCCTTGGAGCAGGTACGCGGGTACTTGCGCGAGCAGCGCCCTTACCTGCTCCCTCGTGCGCGCGCCGGTAGCTCCGACGAGCTCCGAGTAGGAAGGGCCGGGGCAAAGCGGCGAATTACCGCGCTCGGTGCCGCACCGCCTGCCTTCGCGCCATCCGCCGGAGCGCAGCACGTCGCTGCGCACCCGCGCCATCCAGCGCAGAAGCCGCGGGTCGGTTACGTCGGGGGCGTGGACGAGAACGTCGAGCTGCCCCGCCAAGCCGCTCGCCCGCTGAACCGCGAGCGCCGCCTCGACGCTCGCGAGGTTGCGTGGCAAAAGGCGCGCGAGGTCCGTAGAGACGGGTACGAAAAGACCGAGCACGAGTCCCACGCCGGCGACAGCAGTGGCGAGGCGCAAGACCCGCTGCGGCCTTGCGAGCGCCGTGTCGAAGAGCCGCCAGGGCACATCGCGCGCGCGCGCAACAAGCCCCGACCGTCGCGTTCGCGCGCTCGAGCGGCGGGTCGGGGGCGTGTCGCCGCCGGCACGGTCGCGCTCGGGCTCGCTACGCGGGACAAGCGCTCGGGGAAGGGCCGCGCAAGCGACGGCGAGCGCCGCCACCGTGCCGACGATCAAGAGTGCGCCGAAGGTGCGCACCACCGGCAGCGGCGACAGCAGCAGCACGAAAAAGCCGGCGACGGTCGCCGCCGCTGCGGTGACGAGTGCCGGCGCAATGCGCTGTGTCACAAGCGCGGCAGCCTCGTCGAGACGCTCTACCTGCGCTTCCTCGACCAGCCGGGCACGGACTTGCACCGCGTAGTCGACCGCCAGGCCGACGAGCACGGGCAGAACCGCCAACGCCGCTAGCGTCAGCTCGCCACCGACGAGCGCGAGCAGGGCGAAAGTGACGGCCGTCGCGGCGAGCGCGGTGGCGAGGGGCACGAGCCGGCGGCGACCCCGCTGCAGCAAGACGAGCACGAACGCCATCACCACCACCGCGACCGCCAGCAGGCGAGCGAGCGCAGCAGTGAGCGAACCGGCGAGATCGTCGACGATCGCCGGTACGCCGGTGACGGCGTAGCGCGCCCCGTAGCGCGGCTGGAAGAGACGTTCGCGCACGGCCCGGCGCACGAGGGCGACGGCGCGGCTGCGGTCGCGTGTGCTCAGGTCGGGGCGCAACCGCATCTGGATCAGCGCTAGATCGCGCGCCGGGAACAGGTAAGAGAAGCGCGCCTTCGGTGTGCCCGCGGGTCGTGTCGGGTCGAAGACAACCGCCGCGACGAAATCGGGGTCGGCCAGCGACGGGGAGCCCGCCAGCCCGTAGCGCAGCGAGAGCTGCAGCACCTGGTTGGTGAAACGTGCGAGCTCGGCTCGCTCGGCGTCCTGCGCCGCTTGCTCCTGGGCGGCCGGGCCGAGGCCGTCTTGCGCCGCGCGTTCGCGCGCGGCCGCAGCGGCGCGTCGCGCAGCGCGCAGCGCCTCTTCGCTGCGCCGGCCGAGCTCGTCGGAGATACGGATCGCCGCGGTGTTGAGGAATGTGGCGGGGCCGTAGACGATCCGGGCTGGTCGTAGGCGTGCGATCTCGCTACACACCCGCGGCAGCTCGCGCAACGCGCGCTCGGGCACGCGCCCGCCGAGACACCCCTCGAGCCGCAGCACGCGCGCAAGGTCCGATGTCAGCAGCGTGCGCTGCAAGCTCCCGCGAACGGATACGACGATCGCGTCGTCGCCGAAGGTGCGCGCGGCCAGCCGTGTCTCCTGCCACATCGGCGAGCCGCGAGCGACGAGCTCCGAGATGTCGGCGCTCGGCTCGAGCCGCCACGCGGCGACCGCCGCCGCAGCGACGGCCACCACCGCAACAGCGAACGGGGCGGCACGCCAGCGCGCGAGCGCCGTCAGCAACGAGATCACCAGCGTGCGCGCTCGAGCCATCCCCGACGCAAGCCTAGGTCACACGCACCGGCGCTCGCGCCGCTCGCCACCAGCTGCGAGCGTCGCCGCTACGGGAGACGTTCGAGCCGCGGGTAGCGACCGCTCTGCCCGACGAGTTGCCCGAGCGGCGTTTGCTCGCGACAAGGTGGTGCGGGCACGGTGTCGCCCGGGTCGGCCTGCCCGGCGTAGGCAATCTCACGCAAGCGGTCGAGAAGCGGTTGCGGGACGGTGGGCGAGAGCGTCGGCATCGGGTTGGAGGGTCGGCAGAGATAGGAACCGAACACCCTGAAGCTGCCGTTCGCCAGTTCGAGCAGCGAGCCGGGCAGCGGATAGGGGTTGCTGCGGCTGGTGGGCAGCCGGAACGGAAAGGCCCCGAGGTTCTCGGGGTTGAGCGGGTTGGTGACACGCAGGTAGTGCGCGGGCCGACCGAGGATCTGGGAGAGCTCTTTGGCCTGTGTGGCAGCGACGTCGTTGGCGAAGAAGGCTGCGATCTCGCGTCGGTAGAGCGCGAGGTAGTCGATGATCGGGATGAAGCTGCGCATGAACGGGTCGATCCCGGCCAGCAACGGGCGCGTGTTGTCGAGCACACGCTGCACGGCCGGCAAGCCGCTGCGCGACACGCGGATCAGCGGATCGAGCGACACTAGCAGCCGCTTCAGGTCGGGTGAGAGTGCTGCCAACTGTTCGAAGGTGGGCGACATCGCACGCGCCGCTGGCCGCAGCTGGTTCACCAGCGGATCGGTGTCGCGGGCGAAGCGGCTGAGACGCTCGACGGTGACGCGCGACTCGTCGAGGAACGTCGGGAAGGCACGGATCGCCTCCTCGAGCTGGCGGTCGCGCCGCGCGGTGGTCTCGAAGACCTTGTTCGAGTTCGCGATCAGGCCGCGCAGCTGCCCCGAGCGCTCGCTGAGCGCATCGAAGACCTCGCCCGTGTCGCGCACGAGCTGTCGCGTCGCAGCCTCCTCGCGGCGCAGGATCGCCAGCACCTCGTCGGTCTTGTCGGCGAACGGCGCGAGGCTGGCAAGCGCAGCGTTAATGTCGGGACCGCGGTTCTCGACCGCGCGGCCCTGCTGGTCGAGCCAGGTTTGGAAGGCGCGCCTCGTCTCGGGATCGAGCGTGCGCAGAATCTCGTCGAGCTCGACGGTCTGCCCCACATTGCCGCGCGGCAGACGGCCGCCGTCAGGAACGAACCCCGCCGAGCGGTGCCCCGGTGTCAGCTCGACGTAGGTCTCGCCCAGAAGCGTCTTCTGGCGGAGGATGGCCCGCGCGTCGCGCGGGATCGGTGCGAAGCGCGGCTCGATCTCGAGGGTCGTGTCGGTCAGGCCCGTGCGGGGATCGGGCTCCTTACTTTTCACTCGCCCGACGCGCACGCCCGAGATACGCACCTCGGCTTCCTCGGCGAGCTGGGTGGCTTCGGGGAAGGCGACGTGCACCCGGTAGCCCTTAGGCCGCAGCGGCAGCCCACCACCGAACGACACCCACAGGAAGAGCAGCATCGCGAATACCGACAGGGCGAAGCCGACCATCACGAGGATCCGCCCGATGCTCGGTGCTTGCTTGATCACCCGCCGCTCCTCCTCACTGCGCTGCGCAAGCTTCCTGGGTCGTGGGCGCGTCGAGCAGTTCGGACAACGTTCCGAGCAGCACGTTGACGCGGATGATTGAGTCGAGCACGGTCCGCGCCTGACAGTTGAGCAGGATCATGCCGCGACGCAACGGCCCGTGCGCGTCCTGCAGGCCGAACAGGGTCGCCCCGTTGTGGTTCAGCCACGCGGTCCAGAACAGGTAGCCCTCTTCGCTGCCGGGCGGGTTGTAGGCGACGCCGTTGAGGAGCTTGTTGAGGAAGGTGAAGGCACTCGCGAGTCGCGGTGCGGACGGACCGAGCGTTGCGGCCGCGCTGCGCAGCGCGCGCACGGTGGGACGCACGTCGCGGGCAAAGGGCCGCAGCTGCGTGCGCACCACCGGCGTCGTCTCGCGGAACAGGTCGCGCTGGGCGCGCAAGGCGGGGGCGAGCGCGCGCGCACCCGGCCGCAGTTTGTCGAGTGCCGGGCCGAGGTTGTCGGCGAGCGTTCTCGCCTTAGCGAGCGTACGGTCGGTTTGCGCAAGAGCGGCAGGGAACAGCCGCAGCGCGGCGCGCAGGTTCTGCTCTTCCGAAGCGAACGCAGCGAAGTTGGCGTTCGAGCTTTCCACGAACTCGGCGAGCTGGCGATCGCGCTCGGCGAGCGCGCTCGAGATCAGCTGGAAGTTGTGGATGACACGCGCGAGGTTGCGCCGGCGTTCCGCCAACAGCTCGACGATGCGGCGCGTGTCGCGGCTCGTGGGGGCGAAACGTTTGAACGCCGAGCGCAGTTGAGCAGCGGAGTTCTCGACGCCGCGGCGCGCGAACGCTTCGCCGCCGGCGTTGACGAGGATGCGCAGATAGTCGCGGGCGTCAGCGTCGAGCTGGTCGAGGATCTCGTCGAGGTTGACGTCGGGCAGAGTGTTGCGGATCGGCACGCGCCCGCCCTCGGGCAACCGCCCCGCCGACGGCGTGCCCGGATCGAGCGACAGATACATGTCCTTGAGTCCCGTCTTCGGTCGCAACAGAATCGTCGCGTTGCGCCAGATCGGCGCGTACTTGCGACGGATCTTCATCTCTACGATCGCGCGCCCACGCTCGACGCGAACCCCACCGATCTCGCCGACCGGTACGCCGGCGATGTTCACCGTCTGCCCTTGCCCGGGCACGACTGCCTGGCCGGTCGGTAGCTCGGCCTCGACCGTGTAGAAGTCGGTCCCGATCAGCGGCACCCAGCCCGGCAGGTAGAGGCGCTGGTTGGAGAGGATGTAGCCGCCGACGGCGAGCGCGAGGATCACGCACCCGACGAGCGCGAGGAAGTCGCGCAGGTTCTTGCGGATCGCCTGCCTCACGGTCCCGCCCCCGTTCGTGCCGAGTTGAGATCCGGGCGCTGGTTGCGGTAGCAGGGGAAGGTGGTGTTGACGGGCGGGCGCTGGGCGGGGCGCACCGGTCGCGTGCCGAGCGGCTGCAGCGGGAAGTTGCCGAGCATCGCGCCACCCGGGAGCGTCTCGGTACGCACGCGCACACTGCCGCCACCGGTCT
This genomic window contains:
- a CDS encoding TlpA family protein disulfide reductase, with protein sequence MIATQAVNADDRDRRRRRAGELLAERDRTHPESDAPRRPQFEYPRSRWSWLVAILFLVALGVIFFTATLPNRGRGVLGPEPAGPAPPFAAPEVRGPLSGDANICARRPCATGAGRVPACAVRGRGIVNSCELWRDRAVVLAFVFDRGADCLSFVDRVQRAAAHVRGVRFAAVYFTRKRRAEARAVAAARRWRLPVALDSDGAVTNAYRVGVCPTTVLIERGGRVRRSLFGAASEDTLVRAAESLVGRR
- the pyk gene encoding pyruvate kinase, which encodes MRATKIVATIGPASSDERVLERMIRAGMDIARINFAHGEPEDHERMARAVRAAAARVGREVALLGDLPGPKLRVGPVAGGVAELPRGGTVVLTPHQVLGTSERLSVDWPGLAEVLEPGDVCYLADGTVRLRVRDVRDGDVVAHVEVGGPVASRQGLNLPNVTTALPALSDDDLRLLAHAVELGFDALAVSFVRRREDVEQVRRELGERGSDIPLIAKIEKPQAARNAEEIIEAADAIMIARGDLGIELPIEEVPLVQKRLLALAGKKAKPSITATQMLESMVHSTRPTRAEVADVANAIFDGTDAVMLSEETAVGMHPVEAVAMMAAIAEATEPELPYGRWLTERGPRAADQYHAIAFGAVGAAYQLGLRAIVTPTQTGATARLISAYRPQVPVLALAPRIEVVRRCNFLWGVHPRLHDEPRETIDLIESSARAALEAGFARAGELVGITAGLPPGTAGGTNLFKIHRL
- a CDS encoding GNAT family N-acetyltransferase, with protein sequence MSVEVRPVRGVRELREFVALPYRLHANEARWVPPLRLERYLHLGRRTNPFFRHGEAEYFLARRGGRVVGRISAHIDHRFSEFHGNRWGLFGFFECVDDKSVASALVDAAEGWLRARGRDRIVGPMDFTLNDEGGILVEGFDLDPLVRQPWHPPFYRRLFEELGFEKAMDLLSWELRIEERDKVRPLIWRLADRLEERHGVRIRPMSRRSLWRDLQAFGEIYNEAWRRNWGFVPYDEHDLRQLWFDLQLTFDREWFMLAESRDGEPVGVAITIPDINRVLARMRGRLLPFGFVHYLRRRSLCDQVRIGFLGVKPAWQHTGVAAGLYAAHYRASERTGIGRGEASWILETNSSMNRALEALGARVVKRWRVYERPLG
- a CDS encoding phenylalanine--tRNA ligase beta subunit-related protein: MIGRARWAVVADDVAEALPGLQVRHVTVPVADHRTPADVRARLDYLAERIDGARAIELRRQEIPFAYRVFFRKIGLDPDVHSTPIERLVLDRLVAGGFAPRGLVADAVTIATAETGVAVVAFDGAAVDDELFVRSARGGERLMTADASLKLAAGTPLIASGERLLAVLFGAVDERVEVSERSTTVELAAIRVPGVPLLAVDEALWIAAETITGPGQV
- a CDS encoding aminotransferase class I/II-fold pyridoxal phosphate-dependent enzyme, translating into MPAAIDLFDKARRHERLAQLRAAREHDLVPFFRRLEGEAGPVVAMEGRERIMLGSNNYLGLTGDERVKRAAREALDRYGTGLTGSRFLNGTLPLHLELERELAEWMGCDDALVFTAGYLANVGTIATLCQPGDTIVCDSGDHASILDACAMSRAKLRPFRHNRVDKLEQALERAADDGGGVLVVVDGVFSMEGDLAPLDRIAAAARRHGARLMVDEAHGVGVLGERGAGACEAYGVEDKVDLRMGTFSKSLASCGGFVAGPADVIEFLRIQSRAFMFTAAAVPAAIGAALGALRIIRSAEGRELMERVLDNARYLHRGLAELGYRVNEPTVLPDGSTLVTPIVPVIVGDDWRAALLWKALYDAGVYVNVALFPAVPRGHALLRTSVMATHTREHLDRALEAFERVRDRTEDDPAPSALTAGGS